From the Lolium rigidum isolate FL_2022 chromosome 2, APGP_CSIRO_Lrig_0.1, whole genome shotgun sequence genome, one window contains:
- the LOC124692728 gene encoding elongation factor Tu, chloroplastic-like, whose amino-acid sequence MASLAAASASTALLFPPSTSSSKPRLPLSASLGFSTPARFRRAASSSSPTGRRPGLLVVRAARGKFERTKPHVNIGTIGHVDHGKTTLTAALTMVLASVGGSAPKKYDEIDAAPEERARGITINTATVEYETETRHYAHVDCPGHADYVKNMITGAAQMDGAILVCSGADGPMPQTKEHILLAKQVGVPSIVVFLNKKDQVDDEELLELVDLEIRELLTAYEYDGDNVPIVSGSALKALEALMATPGLKRGENEWVDGIFSLIDSVDAHIPVPQRQTDLPFLLAVEDVFSITGRGTVATGRIERGTVKVGDPVDLVGIRETRNATVTGVEMFQKTMDDAIAGDNVGLLLRGMTKEDIERGMVLAKPGSITPHTKFEAVVYVLKKEEGGRHSPFFPGYRPQFYMRTTDVTGNVTNIMNDKDEEAKMCMPGDRIKMVVELIQPVACEQGMRFAIREGGKTVGAGVINNIIQ is encoded by the coding sequence ATGGCCTCCcttgccgccgcctccgcctccacggcgCTCCTCTTCCcgccctccacctcctcctccaagcCGCGCCTCCCGCTCTCCGCCTCCCTCGGCTTCTCCACGCCCGCGCGcttccgccgcgccgcctcctcctcctcccccaccgGACGGCGCCCGGGCCTCCTCGTCGTGCGCGCCGCCAGGGGCAAGTTCGAGCGGACCAAGCCGCACGTCAACATCGGCACCATCGGCCACGTCGACCACGGCAAGACCACCCTCACCGCGGCGCTCACCATGGTGCTCGCCTCCGTCGGCGGCAGCGCGCCCAAGAAGTACGACGAGATCGACGCGGCGCCCGAGGAGCGCGCGCGCGGCATCACCATCAACACCGCCACCGTCGAGTACGAGACGGAGACGCGCCACTACGCGCACGTCGACTGCCCCGGCCACGCCGACTACGTCAAGAACATGATCACCGGCGCCGCGCAGATGGACGGGGCCATCCTCGTCTGCTCCGGCGCCGACGGGCCCATGCCGCAGACCAAGGAGCACATCCTGCTCGCCAAGCAGGTCGGCGTCCCCAGCATTGTCGTCTTCCTCAACAAGAAGGACCAGGTCGACGACGAGGAGCTGCTCGAGCTCGTCGACCTCGAGATCCGCGAGCTGCTCACCGCCTACGAGTACGACGGCGACAACGTGCCCATCGTCTCCGGTTCCGCCCTCAAGGCGCTCGAGGCGCTCATGGCCACGCCCGGCCTCAAGCGCGGCGAGAACGAGTGGGTCGACGGCATCTTCTCCCTCATCGACTCCGTCGACGCGCACATCCCCGTCCCGCAGCGCCAGACCGACCTCCCCTTCCTGCTCGCCGTCGAGGAcgtcttctccatcaccggacgcGGCACCGTCGCCACCGGCCGCATCGAGCGCGGCACCGTCAAGGTCGGCGACCCCGTCGACCTCGTCGGCATCAGGGAGACACGCAACGCCACCGTCACCGGCGTCGAGATGTTCCAGAAGACCATGGACGACGCCATCGCCGGCGACAATGTCGGCCTGCTGCTCCGCGGTATGACCAAGGAGGACATCGAGAGAGGCATGGTGCTCGCCAAGCCAGGATCCATCACGCCGCACACCAAGTTCGAGGCTGTCGTCTACGTGCTCAAGAAGGAGGAGGGTGGCCGGCACTCACCCTTCTTCCCCGGGTACCGCCCGCAGTTCTACATGAGGACCACCGACGTCACGGGAAACGTCACTAAcatcatgaacgacaaggacgaggAGGCCAAGATGTGCATGCCCGGCGACCGCATCAAGATGGTCGTCGAGCTCATCCAGCCCGTCGCCTGCGAGCAGGGGATGAGGTTTGCCATCCGTGAAGGTGGAAAGACCGTCGGCGCCGGTGTCATCAATAACATCATTCAGTAA
- the LOC124687846 gene encoding probable high-affinity nitrate transporter-activating protein 2.2 yields the protein MARQGMAMALLVVVLAAGCWESANAAAMLSQLKPTLAVTASPTPNQVLHGGEDVITVTWSLNATAGTDAEYKKVKVSLCYAPVSQKGREWRKTHDDLKKDKTCQFKVTEQAYAATGTVEYRVALDIPTATYFVRAYALDASGTQVAYGQTLPGATFDVISITGVTTSIKVAAGVFSAFSIASLAFFFFIEKRKKNN from the exons ATGGCTCGGCAAGGGATGGCCATGGCGTTGCTGGTGGTGGTCCTCGCCGCAGGGTGTTGGGAGTCGGCGAACGCCGCGGCGATGCTCTCGCAGCTGAAACCAACCCTCGCCGTCACCGCCTCCCCCACTCCCAACCAAG TTCTCCACGGCGGCGAGGACGTGATCACCGTGACGTGGTCCCTCAACGCGACGGCCGGCACCGACGCGGAATACAAGAAGGTGAAGGTGAGCCTGTGCTACGCGCCGGTGAGCCAGAAGGGGCGGGAGTGGCGCAAGACccacgacgacctcaagaaggacAAGACCTGCCAGTTCAAGGTCACCGAGCAGGCCTACGCCGCCACCGGCACCGTCGAGTACCGCGTCGCCCTCGACATCCCCACTGCCACCTACTTCGTGCGCGCCTATGCTCTCGACGCCTCCGGCACGCAGGTCGCCTACGGACAGACCTTGCCCGGCGCCACCTTCGACGTCATCAGCATCACCGGCGTCACCACCTCCATCAAGGTCGCCGCCGGAGTCTTCTCTGCCTTCTCCATCGCCtcgctcgccttcttcttcttcatcgaaaAACGCAAGAAGAACAACTAA